The stretch of DNA tttaaaataatttatgagatgtggttaaaaagaaaaaaccagttaatttttacaacaacaaataagaaaaataaaaaccatttattattaagagtttttttttaaaagttaataataataGTGGCATGAATAGTCTAAAATTTACAACACCAATTAAGAAAAACAAAGATTATTCATTGTCAAGAGATATTTTCTTAAAGTTGATAATTATAGCATGAATagtctaaataaaataaaaaaataattgacacAAGAATATCAAACAACGTTAAAttactaaaaagaaaaaaaaatcagtatgTACTTGAGAAAATTATATAAGagtttaattactaaataaattttctatacTAATGAAATATATAGTTGGGAGATTAGTTTCTTATCACTGATTACTTTTTTATTCGCTTTAGATGTGTTCATAAAATAAccaatttaattttagttaatcCTAAACTATAAAGGATCAAAACTCAAAAAAGTATATACGATGACAAATATAGTATGATAGTGATGCAATTAAATGGAATTACAAAGGGTATGTTTGGTAaccattttaaaaatagttttttgtttttaaaattaaaattttgaaaacaccAATAAAAATTGTGTTTGGTAACTtagttttactttttatttttaaaattaaaaaacagatttgattgaattttaaaaacagtttttacatgattttaaaaatttttaaaaacacttTTATCTtggttttctctctctctctctctctctctctctctctctctctctctctctcgttacAGTCACCTTCATCAGAGGAGAGCTTCATTTCCATGGCTTGAAAGGTAAATCTCTTCCTCAGTGTATATTTATTTGGCTCTATGTTCCTTTCTCTCTATAGATctcgcctctctctctctctctccttatttctcaaatttttttttgtttattcctTCATTCTCAGAtccgaaaatgaaaaatgagaaaagaaTGACAATGAAAGTTGTTTCTTAgagagaaatattttttttgctatTACAGGCAGAAGATTGAAGTACCCACTTCAGGCACTTTGCTGGGTTCTCGGCACCTGCTTCATCTTCCTCCTCTTGACATCACAggtttcttctctctctctctctggttCTCTGATCTTTGATTCTAGTAGTCTCTTTGATTTATTTCTCTCtggtgcttttttttttttttttttttgataatctCTCTGGTGCTTGTGTAACCATTGTTTGGTTCTATATCTTCAGAATACATCTTACTGTATGTCTGAGATTAGATTGTTTTACTGTTAGGTTATCATATGGGCTTCTTTACTACTGAAATTTCTTATAAGATTTGTAATGAAATGTTTTGGACATGTATGTGGACTTGGCTCCACCATTTTAACAAATTAGTGAGATGttattttccttccaaaattataataataaataaataaataaataaaaatatggaAGCAAATCAGAAGAAAGAGACGGTCCATTTGCAAATGCATCTAAAAAATGAGTGAAGTGGTGTGTCTTGTCCCCCTACTAATTGATCCTCATGTAGAATAATAAAAAGGGAATTGCATATAATTGTGTCTAGTTTagtaatatgtatattttattaaggcTCCACCATTGTTGGTGGTACCATTTATAGGCAATGTGATTAGAGATGTGGCGAGCCACCATCGCTGTGGGGGGTTCATGCTCCATGTGCTATGATGGGACCTCTAGTGTGGGTGAGTAATGTGCATAATGGGTTGTTTGTGGCCATTCCATGTcccaataaattaaaaaatctgTAGTGTTTGTGTGGTTTTAATCTTTTCTATCTGGAGTCCTTTCATTTCTGCATGTGATTTTCATGTGGATATTTTGCTTAAATTTTACATTGCATTTGGTCTGTCCTTAAATGCCCATAGGTCCAAATAGCCTATTTTTTCTATTTCAGACTCTTGCCTCTATTTCGTTTAAGGACTAGAGTATTGTAGTTTTCATATATTTGGAAAGAGTAAATTATTCAAAAGCTTGTAGGTGTTGGTATTGCAGgtgttggaaagagtaaattAAAGTTAATTCTTTGTTTGTTTATAATTGTTCTATTAGTACTGTTGCTTGCCCTTTAATGCTGTGTGATTGTAATTACTACTGGCTGCTGCGGTTCATTAGTTAGGCACATTTTGCAGGTATAAAGCTAGCTCATCAGATAAAAACTTTCAGTGTGCGGTTTTGTAAAAAGATCTTACAAACATACATGTGCCTAGCTTTACTTAGATCTCTACACTAATTaataatgtatattatttattaaatatatatatcatcaagTGCTTATTacctttgttttgtttttaccttagtgtaattCATGTGTCTTCTTTTCATGTGCCTAGCGTTAATTCCACTCCCCAATCCTATGACAAGTTAACACTCAATGCTTCCTTCCACCAGTTTAGGctagttttcttttctttttgactTTAATTATCTAAACGTTATGATATGAACACTTTTCTATGCTCCACCTCTGTTTTTAATCAGCACATAAGTTGATTATGTTTGTATTTTCATCTTACACTTTACTTACTTACCCAGGTAACAACTGTAACAATGGCTTTCTGGGTTTTTTTCACATGTTGTGTTTTGATATTTTGCCATGCATGTTCTGGTTCTTCGTTCcaacaaataaaatattcagaaaattatgaaataCCCCAAAACCATgtgtatatgtgtgtgtgtgtttaaaCCAGTAACTTTTGGGTTTAACTGTAATTCTCACTTGCTTACTTCAGTGAAcagtgttctttgatttaagAATTTCCTTTTTTGAGATGGGTTTCATCTACTTCTCCATCTTAACCTCATTTTATCAATTAACATAATAATTTGTGAATATTGAAGCCTTAGTAGTTAACATGTCTTAGTCAGATGTTTATCACTGTCAAAACATTGAAAACAAGTTGATATCACTAGGGGTATGTATGAAAAGTATCACACACTATTATATGTACTGGGAATTcgcattattatattttattgttactTTGTTGGAAtgagattggattggattagttTATGCTTGAATGTGTTAGTGAGCTTTATATATTGATATCCAACACTTGTTGCCAACACTTGTTATGCTTCATTAGTTTGCaatagtttgtaattttttaaattaattttattggtttttttACATAAGTTTtagaattagttttataattacaTGTAGATTGAATAGATGACAGGAACAGATAGTGAGGTGGTTATTATTGATAATAGCGAAGCTTCTGTTTGGCCTGAAAAACATGAAGAAATTTTTATTGAACTTATGGAAGAAGAAGTTTTAAGTGGAAATAAAGAATACTACAACCTTTACAAAGCAATCATGGAAGCGTATAAAGGAGGAGCTTTATGCACAAGCGAAGAGAAGTTACACTGATACACAATTAAGGAACAAATACAATCTGTTAAGACAAAGGCACAAGGATTTCAAGTCTTTACTGAAAGAGACTGGCATAGGATTTAAGGGCAGTGTTGACCGGACAAGTTACTGCGCCAGATGAAGTGTGGGATAGACTTATTTgggtaaaaaatattttcaaatgaaAACTTATTGCTTGATTTTTAATAAGTGTTGGTatatttatcattattattttattttatgtaggTTAACAAGTGAgctaaaaaatttagaaaaaaaggtTGTGTACTTTATGGAAAGTTATGCGTTATTTTTGGTGATACCACTGCAACTGGTTCCAATGCTCATCCTTCAACTCGGAGTCCTTCCATAAAtcttgataatgatgatgatgatgctatGTCAAAGAGTCCATCTATTAGGAATCAAGAAAGTAGTTTTGATGAGGATGGTAGCAAAAGAAGAGGTAAATCAACTTCCACTACGAGTTCTCGATCGGCAAAAAAGGCAAAGTTCTCACTCGCATTAGCAGAAACATTAACAGTGTATAATGAAACCGCAAAGCGAAAGATGGAAGTGTATGAGAACTCAATGACATCGACAAAACATCACTTATTGGATGAGTGTATCGAAGCTCTCAATCAAATTGATGGAATTAGTGGAGAAGTATATGCAAAGGCTATTGAGAAATTTGAGAGCGAGGTGTCTAGAGCATTGTTTCTAAAGATGCCAGAACATAGAAGAATTGATTGGTTGAACTATTTGAAGTGATTTTTTCACTTTGTTTAACATTTACACTTTATAATTGTTGGGATTTATGAATGACTTAGTTTGTATGACTTTGTTTGTAAGCATGACTTTGTTTGTAAGCATGACTTTGTTTGTATGACTTTGTTTGTAAGCATGACTTTGTTTCTATGACTTTATTTGTAAGCATGACTTTGTTTGTATGACTTTGTTTGTATGACTTTGTTTGTAAGCATGACTTTGTTTATAAGCATGACTTGTTAGTAATTTACTTTAGCTATCTACTTTTATCtacaatgttattattattttttattatatattttgtctTTAAATGTCTCTAGGATAATGTCTACCATTGGGGCACCattcaacaaaaataatctACTTCTTGACGATTCAGACGATGAGTTTGGAGAGTTATTAATTTTGTTTGCTTGCGTGGAGTACAATCAATTATATCTAACTAAGGAACCGTGTAGAAATTCGGCCCTTTCAGGACATGAGTATGTAATGGAAGTGTTGCATGGTCACGATAGTAGGTGTTATGATTTATTCAGAATGGATAAGGACGTCTTCAAACTATTTTGTGGTgttctaaaagaaaaaaaattattgaagaaCTCTCGCTATCTTTCTGTTGAGGAACAAGTTGCTATGTTCTTATTTGTCATTGGACATAATGAACGACATCGTGTAGTTGCTGAACGATTTCAACACTCCACCTCAACTACATCTGAATACTTTAGGAAAGTTTTGAAGGCGGTATGTCGTTTATCCAAAGAGTTAATTACTCCACCTTTGTTTGATGTAGTTCCTTCAGAAATTCGATTCAATCCAAAATATTATCCATTTTTCAAggtaaaaaaatttatactatctcttttattattattttaaaatttaataaataaagaaagaacaaaagccattaatttgttttttattttcagaATTGTGTAGGAGCTATAGATGGGACCCATATCTCTGCTCATGTTCccattaatgaacaaatacCATATCGAGGTCGGAAGGTGGATACAACTCAAAACGTCATGTGTATATGTTCATTTGACATGAAGTTCACATATGTTGTAGCGGATGGGAAGGATCGCCTAATGATGCACGAATTCTTTCGAATGTGCCACAAAACCCGCATTATGAATTCCCAAACTCTCCACCCAATGGTAAGTGTTATCAAACTTATTATGTTTATTGacattattttgaattaatattaatatgaaaaattaatatcaaTTAACATTGTTTAGGAAAATATTATCTTGTTGATTCTGGATATACAAACATGCCTGGTTTTCTTTCCCCATATCGAGGAGAAAGATATCATTTGAATCAATATGCAGATCGTAATCCTTCAGGAAAAAGGGAGTTGTTCAATTATCGACATTCGTCTTTGAGAAATGTCATCGAGCGGTGCTTTGGCGTATTGAAGGCTCGCTTTCCTATTTTAAAGCAAATGCCTTCCTATGATCTAAAAATACAAAAGTACATTGTGATTGCTTGTTGTGGAATTCATAATTTTATAAGGACAAATGCAGAAAAAGACGTATATTTTGATGGAGACGAAGACATTCCTGAAGTACAAGATGCTACTATACAAAGCACTCACGAAACTTTGAATGATAGTGTTGAGTTTAGCATTTCAAGAGATCAA from Cannabis sativa cultivar Pink pepper isolate KNU-18-1 chromosome 2, ASM2916894v1, whole genome shotgun sequence encodes:
- the LOC115710208 gene encoding protein ALP1-like; the protein is MSTIGAPFNKNNLLLDDSDDEFGELLILFACVEYNQLYLTKEPCRNSALSGHEYVMEVLHGHDSRCYDLFRMDKDVFKLFCGVLKEKKLLKNSRYLSVEEQVAMFLFVIGHNERHRVVAERFQHSTSTTSEYFRKVLKAVCRLSKELITPPLFDVVPSEIRFNPKYYPFFKNCVGAIDGTHISAHVPINEQIPYRGRKVDTTQNVMCICSFDMKFTYVVADGKDRLMMHEFFRMCHKTRIMNSQTLHPMVRKYYLVDSGYTNMPGFLSPYRGERYHLNQYADRNPSGKRELFNYRHSSLRNVIERCFGVLKARFPILKQMPSYDLKIQKYIVIACCGIHNFIRTNAEKDVYFDGDEDIPEVQDATIQSTHETLNDSVEFSISRDQLREMANVRDEIADHIWRANRR